A genome region from Hymenobacter tibetensis includes the following:
- a CDS encoding EVE domain-containing protein: protein MNYWLVKSEPAAYSWADFTRDGGTDWTGVRNFQARNCLLQMQPNDLVLYYHSVTDKQVVGVATVAASAAPDATAPTDTNWVAVHLTPHQALARPVSLAAIKQDQRLGQIALLRQSRLSVMPLKAEEFDAILELSETEK from the coding sequence ATGAACTATTGGCTCGTCAAATCAGAACCCGCCGCCTATTCCTGGGCGGATTTCACCCGCGACGGTGGTACCGACTGGACCGGGGTGCGCAACTTCCAGGCGCGCAATTGCTTGTTGCAGATGCAACCCAATGACTTGGTGCTCTACTACCACAGCGTAACCGATAAACAGGTGGTGGGCGTGGCCACGGTGGCTGCCAGTGCCGCCCCCGACGCCACAGCCCCCACCGACACCAACTGGGTGGCCGTGCATCTCACACCCCACCAGGCTCTGGCGCGACCCGTATCGTTGGCAGCCATCAAGCAAGACCAGCGCCTGGGCCAGATTGCCTTGCTGCGTCAGTCTCGGTTGTCGGTGATGCCGCTGAAAGCCGAGGAGTTTGATGCCATTCTAGAATTGAGCGAAACCGAGAAATAG
- a CDS encoding DUF4252 domain-containing protein, producing MKFRFFPWMPLVVLLLMAGCRAAGPERPARTVAEFFNKYESRSGFKATDWNAGLTTRLLLGRLGSLGGNNDLTQALSSVRSFRVITFAPTSSSAQKLVADGLVSEVNGLLANERYTPLTSSGDSNMRYATRKQGDRISEVVATSSVSGVPDSFMLMSIGGNFTQGQLDQLIKVLPGVADMSK from the coding sequence ATGAAATTTCGCTTTTTCCCCTGGATGCCGTTGGTGGTGCTGTTGCTTATGGCGGGCTGTCGGGCGGCTGGTCCTGAACGCCCGGCCCGTACTGTTGCCGAGTTCTTCAACAAATACGAATCACGCTCCGGCTTCAAAGCTACTGACTGGAATGCGGGCCTAACCACCCGGCTGCTGCTCGGGCGCCTGGGTAGCCTAGGAGGCAACAACGACCTTACGCAGGCGCTGTCTTCGGTTCGTAGTTTCCGCGTAATCACCTTCGCGCCTACCAGCAGCAGTGCGCAGAAACTGGTAGCCGACGGGTTGGTGAGCGAAGTAAACGGTCTCTTGGCCAATGAGCGCTACACCCCTCTCACAAGCAGCGGCGACAGCAACATGCGCTACGCCACCCGCAAGCAAGGCGACCGGATAAGCGAAGTAGTGGCTACCAGCAGCGTTTCCGGCGTTCCTGATTCCTTTATGCTAATGTCTATCGGTGGCAACTTCACCCAGGGTCAGCTTGATCAGCTTATCAAAGTGTTGCCCGGCGTAGCCGACATGAGCAAGTAA
- a CDS encoding OmpA family protein has product MRHLFSTGALLGLTLLGGAPKAQAQSADRKTAISLYGSAYQYKGNYGTDYWKWDRNFYGPGITINRYIAPGFDLGLQADYVEFKSELGGSNGSNSFTNNVVNIALPLKFKLNNGWALKEDAVIQPYLSLAPGLTLTSLEGSYNGQGLNDDDRYFSLKGAAGINFRISDAVGIFVQTAQVVPFSANLDGVPNRDANRFDDRYLQHSAGLTVALGKAKDEDGDGVSDRKDKCPATPAGVAVDETGCPLDGDKDGVPDYQDKCPTEAGLPALEGCPDKDGDGVRDGDDKCPDTPGKPELQGCPDADGDGVIDSADKCPNTPAGVAVDASGCPLDRDSDGVPDFQDRCPDRAGPASNRGCPEMKVEEKKKLQEATKFIQFEFNKATLKPSSYPTLDGLVELLNAYPDYNLGISAHADNKGDDAYNLRLSDERAASARAYMLSKGMTDTRIVSHGYGESKPIADNATEAGRALNRRVEFDVYLPDDPNPAETKYGPAPEIPAAPVKAAPTAPVKKAPARKAPVRKAAPRKK; this is encoded by the coding sequence ATGAGACACCTATTCTCAACCGGCGCTCTGCTGGGGCTTACGCTGCTAGGGGGAGCCCCCAAAGCGCAGGCTCAAAGTGCCGATCGCAAAACGGCCATCAGCCTCTATGGCAGCGCTTATCAGTACAAGGGCAACTACGGCACCGACTACTGGAAGTGGGACCGTAACTTCTACGGCCCCGGCATTACCATCAACCGCTACATCGCGCCAGGCTTCGATTTGGGCTTGCAAGCCGATTATGTTGAGTTCAAGAGCGAGCTGGGTGGTTCGAATGGCTCGAACTCCTTCACCAACAATGTGGTGAACATTGCATTGCCGCTCAAATTCAAGCTCAACAATGGATGGGCCTTGAAAGAGGATGCCGTTATCCAGCCCTATCTGTCGTTGGCTCCGGGTCTGACGCTGACCAGCTTGGAGGGTAGCTACAATGGCCAAGGGCTTAATGATGACGACCGTTACTTCTCGCTGAAAGGCGCAGCTGGTATTAACTTCCGTATCAGCGATGCTGTCGGCATTTTCGTGCAGACGGCGCAGGTGGTGCCGTTCAGTGCCAACCTTGATGGAGTGCCTAACCGCGACGCAAACCGATTTGACGACCGGTATCTGCAGCACTCCGCCGGCCTGACTGTCGCTCTTGGCAAAGCCAAAGACGAGGATGGTGACGGGGTATCCGACCGCAAAGATAAATGCCCTGCTACGCCTGCTGGCGTAGCCGTAGACGAAACCGGTTGCCCCCTCGACGGCGACAAAGACGGTGTTCCAGATTACCAAGACAAGTGCCCCACCGAAGCTGGCCTGCCAGCCCTGGAAGGCTGCCCAGACAAAGACGGCGACGGTGTGCGCGACGGTGATGATAAATGCCCTGACACTCCTGGCAAACCTGAACTGCAAGGCTGCCCAGATGCCGACGGCGACGGTGTAATCGACTCTGCCGACAAGTGCCCGAACACCCCAGCCGGTGTGGCAGTAGACGCCAGCGGTTGCCCACTCGACCGTGACAGCGACGGTGTGCCTGATTTCCAGGATCGTTGCCCTGACCGTGCTGGTCCGGCTTCCAACCGTGGTTGCCCTGAAATGAAGGTAGAAGAGAAGAAGAAGCTGCAGGAGGCTACCAAGTTCATCCAGTTCGAGTTCAACAAGGCCACGCTCAAGCCCTCGTCGTACCCAACCCTCGACGGATTGGTGGAACTGCTTAATGCTTACCCCGATTACAACTTGGGCATTTCGGCCCACGCCGATAACAAGGGTGACGACGCCTACAACCTGCGTCTGTCGGACGAGCGGGCTGCTTCGGCCCGGGCCTACATGTTGAGCAAAGGCATGACCGACACCCGCATCGTGTCGCACGGGTATGGAGAAAGCAAGCCAATTGCGGACAATGCTACCGAAGCAGGCCGTGCACTCAACCGCCGAGTTGAATTCGATGTGTATCTGCCCGATGATCCGAATCCAGCAGAAACAAAGTACGGTCCGGCCCCGGAAATTCCAGCCGCCCCAGTAAAAGCAGCACCTACGGCGCCCGTGAAAAAAGCTCCGGCTCGTAAAGCCCCCGTGCGCAAAGCTGCACCGCGCAAGAAGTAA
- a CDS encoding OmpA family protein — protein MRHLLTISTALGLTLLAAAPKAQAQSADRKTAISLYGSAYQYKGNYGSDFWKWDRNFYGPGISINRYIAPGFDLGLQADYAELKSELTSGPTYFTNNVVNIGLPLKFKLNNGWALKEDAVVQPYLSLTPGLTLTSLEGSYNGQGLNGDDRHFSLKGAAGINFRISDAVGIFVQTAQVVPFGANLDGVPTRDEDSFDDRYLQHTAGLTIAFGKPKDEDGDGVPDRKDKCPATPAGVAVDETGCPLDGDKDGVPDYQDKCPTEAGTAALEGCPDKDGDGVRDSEDECPDQAGTAALRGCPDADGDGVADKNDKCPDTPAGTQVDATGCPLVVDADGDGVPDAQDTCPNTPAGTRVDANGCPLTIDPAVQKLEQPIRFATNSTVITTSSYPKLNKMIQALKDHPEYSIRVIGHADSRGTDEFNQALSERRANSVKRYFTGKQVDPTRVVTEGRGEGEPAAPNTSKTNMSKNRRVEFKFEFFIPGQPQP, from the coding sequence ATGAGACACCTGCTTACCATCAGCACAGCGCTGGGACTCACGCTGCTGGCGGCGGCCCCCAAAGCGCAAGCCCAAAGCGCCGACCGCAAAACGGCCATCAGTCTTTACGGCAGCGCCTATCAGTACAAGGGCAACTATGGCTCTGATTTCTGGAAGTGGGACCGTAATTTCTACGGCCCGGGCATTTCTATCAACCGCTACATCGCGCCGGGCTTCGACTTGGGCTTACAGGCGGACTACGCTGAGCTCAAGAGCGAATTGACGAGTGGCCCAACCTACTTCACCAACAACGTCGTTAACATCGGCTTGCCGCTCAAGTTCAAGTTGAACAACGGCTGGGCTCTGAAAGAAGACGCTGTAGTACAGCCCTACCTGTCGTTGACGCCCGGCTTGACGTTGACCAGCCTAGAAGGTAGCTACAATGGCCAAGGGCTTAACGGCGACGACCGCCACTTCTCGCTGAAAGGTGCCGCCGGTATCAACTTCCGTATCAGTGATGCTGTCGGCATTTTCGTGCAGACCGCCCAAGTAGTACCATTCGGTGCCAACCTGGACGGGGTACCAACCCGCGACGAGGATAGCTTCGATGACCGTTACCTGCAGCACACTGCCGGTCTGACTATTGCTTTTGGTAAGCCAAAAGACGAAGACGGCGACGGTGTTCCAGACCGCAAAGATAAATGCCCGGCTACCCCTGCTGGCGTAGCCGTAGACGAAACCGGTTGCCCCCTCGACGGCGACAAAGACGGTGTTCCAGATTACCAAGATAAGTGCCCAACTGAGGCCGGTACTGCTGCCCTCGAAGGCTGCCCCGACAAAGATGGCGACGGTGTACGTGACTCGGAAGACGAGTGCCCCGACCAGGCTGGTACTGCTGCACTGCGCGGCTGCCCAGATGCTGACGGTGACGGCGTAGCCGACAAAAACGATAAGTGCCCTGATACCCCAGCCGGTACGCAAGTGGATGCCACTGGTTGCCCACTCGTAGTTGACGCTGACGGCGACGGTGTTCCAGATGCGCAGGATACTTGCCCGAACACGCCGGCCGGTACTCGTGTAGATGCCAACGGTTGCCCGCTGACCATCGACCCAGCTGTACAGAAACTGGAGCAGCCTATCCGCTTCGCTACGAACAGCACGGTTATCACGACCAGCTCGTATCCTAAGCTGAACAAGATGATCCAGGCTCTGAAAGACCACCCCGAGTATAGCATCCGTGTAATCGGTCATGCTGACAGCCGTGGTACTGATGAGTTCAACCAAGCACTGTCGGAGCGTCGTGCAAACTCGGTGAAGCGTTACTTCACGGGCAAGCAAGTTGATCCAACCCGCGTGGTAACGGAAGGTCGTGGTGAAGGTGAGCCAGCTGCTCCTAACACTTCGAAAACCAACATGTCGAAAAACCGTCGTGTAGAATTCAAGTTCGAGTTCTTCATCCCCGGTCAGCCACAGCCATAA
- a CDS encoding aminopeptidase P N-terminal domain-containing protein, whose translation MRYGPISPELFIQNRRNFTALLPPASLAIFHSNDIMPTNADGTMAFRQNNDLFYLAGVDQEESILVIFPDAVLPQYREILFLKETSEHILVWEGYKLTKDEARAQSGVPTIMWLESFKSVLPALMNEAENVFLNTNEHIRAVVEVETRDARFIKWIREAYPLHTYRRAAPLLHHLRAIKSAEEIRLMQRAADITDKAFRRLLGFVKPGVMEYEIEAEIFHEFLRNGSRGPAYGSIIASGANACILHYVSNDRECQDGDVMLLDFGAEYANYAADLSRSIPVNGTFTKRQRDVYQAVLQVMKQATAQLVAGNNIEEYHAAVGRTMEQELIKLDLLNANDVKNQDPAAPLYKKYFMHGTSHYLGLDVHDVGAKYRVFEPGMVYTCEPGIYIREEGLGIRLENDILITASGNQDLMKNIPLEADDIEALMRAAR comes from the coding sequence ATGCGCTACGGCCCGATTTCTCCCGAGCTTTTCATTCAGAACCGTCGCAACTTCACGGCACTGCTGCCTCCTGCGTCGTTGGCTATATTCCACTCCAACGACATCATGCCCACCAACGCCGACGGCACCATGGCCTTCCGGCAGAACAATGACCTGTTTTATCTGGCCGGGGTCGATCAGGAGGAAAGCATCCTCGTGATTTTTCCGGATGCCGTGCTGCCGCAGTACCGCGAAATCCTGTTTCTCAAAGAAACCAGTGAGCACATCCTGGTGTGGGAAGGCTACAAGCTAACCAAAGACGAAGCCCGCGCCCAGTCGGGTGTGCCCACTATCATGTGGCTGGAATCGTTTAAGTCGGTGCTGCCGGCACTCATGAACGAAGCGGAAAACGTGTTTCTGAACACCAACGAGCACATTCGGGCCGTGGTGGAAGTGGAAACGCGTGATGCCCGCTTCATCAAGTGGATTCGCGAAGCGTATCCGCTGCACACCTACCGCCGGGCTGCTCCGCTGCTGCACCATCTGCGGGCCATTAAGAGTGCCGAGGAAATCCGGCTGATGCAGCGCGCCGCCGACATCACCGACAAAGCCTTTCGCCGGCTGCTCGGTTTTGTGAAGCCCGGCGTGATGGAATACGAAATTGAGGCCGAGATTTTCCACGAGTTTCTGCGCAACGGCTCCCGTGGCCCGGCCTACGGCAGTATCATTGCCTCGGGAGCCAATGCCTGCATTCTGCACTACGTCAGCAACGACCGAGAATGCCAGGATGGGGATGTCATGCTGCTCGACTTCGGGGCCGAGTACGCCAACTATGCCGCCGACCTTTCCCGCTCTATCCCCGTTAACGGTACGTTCACCAAACGCCAGCGCGACGTGTACCAAGCCGTGTTGCAGGTGATGAAGCAGGCAACTGCCCAGCTGGTTGCCGGCAATAACATAGAGGAGTACCATGCGGCCGTTGGGCGGACCATGGAGCAGGAACTAATCAAGCTTGATTTGCTGAACGCCAACGACGTCAAAAACCAAGACCCAGCAGCTCCGCTTTATAAGAAGTACTTCATGCACGGTACGTCTCACTACTTGGGCCTCGATGTGCATGACGTAGGGGCCAAGTACCGGGTGTTCGAGCCCGGGATGGTGTATACGTGCGAGCCCGGAATCTACATTCGGGAAGAAGGTCTAGGAATACGCCTCGAAAACGACATCCTGATAACGGCATCTGGCAACCAAGACCTGATGAAGAATATCCCCTTGGAAGCCGATGACATTGAAGCCCTGATGCGCGCTGCCCGATAA
- a CDS encoding glycosyltransferase family 9 protein — protein MSSAPSGAVLLIQTAFIGDVILATALLEHLHRAEPNTPVDFLVRKGNEGLIQQHPHVRHVLIWDKKQDKYRGLWQLLQQVRRAGYSRVVTLQRFASTGFLTAFSGALERVGFQKNPFAFRFTRALPHVMGAGVHEVTRNLQLLDPAYQGPLVPPRLYPTPADEAAAAPYTTDGPYLCIAPTSVWFTKQFPQEQWMKLLAALPAHYRVYLLGGPPDVAACEVLRQASSRPNVVNLAGKLSLLASAVLIRGAVLNYVNDSAPMHLCSAVDAPTCAVYCSTVPAFGFGPLSTFARIVEIPEPLACRPCGLHGYQKCPLTHFRCAHGIETAQLLAVLAEAELYTRNPPQVSAASEQGSSLTLS, from the coding sequence ATGTCTTCTGCTCCCTCCGGTGCTGTCTTGCTTATTCAAACCGCTTTCATTGGCGACGTGATTCTGGCGACGGCCCTTCTGGAACACCTGCACCGGGCCGAGCCCAACACGCCCGTGGATTTTCTGGTGCGCAAGGGCAACGAAGGCCTTATACAGCAGCATCCGCATGTACGGCACGTGTTGATATGGGACAAGAAGCAAGACAAATACCGGGGGCTGTGGCAGCTACTCCAGCAAGTGCGGCGCGCCGGCTACAGCCGCGTCGTGACGCTTCAGCGTTTCGCCTCCACCGGCTTTCTGACGGCTTTCTCGGGCGCGCTGGAGCGGGTTGGTTTCCAGAAAAACCCGTTTGCCTTCCGTTTCACGCGGGCGTTGCCCCACGTCATGGGGGCAGGGGTGCACGAGGTGACGCGCAACTTGCAGCTGCTGGACCCAGCCTACCAAGGCCCGCTGGTGCCGCCGCGCCTCTACCCCACTCCCGCCGACGAAGCCGCTGCCGCACCCTACACCACCGACGGGCCGTATCTGTGTATTGCACCTACCTCCGTGTGGTTTACCAAGCAGTTTCCGCAGGAGCAGTGGATGAAGCTATTGGCTGCGCTGCCAGCTCACTACCGCGTTTATCTGCTCGGTGGCCCGCCCGATGTAGCGGCGTGTGAGGTGCTGCGGCAAGCCAGCTCCCGGCCCAATGTGGTGAACCTGGCGGGCAAACTCTCGTTGCTGGCATCTGCGGTACTTATACGCGGGGCGGTCCTGAACTATGTCAACGACTCGGCCCCTATGCATTTGTGCTCAGCAGTGGACGCCCCAACCTGCGCCGTGTATTGCTCTACGGTGCCTGCTTTCGGCTTCGGCCCCCTAAGTACGTTTGCGCGGATTGTGGAGATTCCGGAGCCGTTGGCTTGCCGGCCTTGCGGGCTGCATGGCTATCAGAAGTGCCCCCTCACCCATTTCCGCTGTGCCCACGGTATTGAAACCGCGCAGCTCTTAGCAGTGCTAGCCGAAGCCGAGCTATATACCCGCAACCCGCCCCAGGTTTCGGCGGCTTCCGAGCAAGGCAGCAGCCTGACCTTGTCCTGA
- a CDS encoding M16 family metallopeptidase has product MSDYDQYELPNGIRVLHKQVLHTKIAHLGFLLDIGSRDERPEQQGLAHFWEHMAFKGTEKRKSFHILNRLETVGGELNAYTTKEKICFYASLLSTHFERAFELLTDLTFNSVFPEKEIEKERGVILEEMSMYEDAPEDAIIDDFDDVVFGGHSLGHNILGTRESVSSFQQPDFRQFLTENIRTDRLVFSSVSNLPFKEVKRLADKFLAPLPARLGPRPRTAFSGNQRVDRLEHRPISQAHCLIGGPAYAINDPRRIPFFMLSNILGGPGMNSRLNLGIREKYGLVYTIDATYSPYTDTGLFGIYFGTEKKQVNRTIALVQKELKRLREQALGTAQLHTSKEQLMGQMAMAEESNGGLMQLLAKSTLDLGRVESINEIFDRVRAVTSSELLELANDVLREDNLSVLQYVPEVKLPRKK; this is encoded by the coding sequence ATGTCTGATTACGACCAGTACGAGTTGCCTAATGGCATCCGGGTTTTGCACAAGCAGGTGCTGCACACCAAAATCGCGCACCTTGGCTTTCTGCTTGATATTGGTTCCCGCGACGAGAGGCCCGAGCAGCAAGGCCTCGCGCACTTCTGGGAGCACATGGCCTTTAAAGGCACCGAAAAGCGCAAGAGCTTTCACATCCTCAACCGGCTCGAAACCGTGGGCGGCGAGCTGAATGCGTATACCACCAAAGAGAAAATCTGTTTTTACGCCTCCCTGCTAAGCACGCATTTCGAGCGGGCCTTCGAGCTACTAACGGACCTCACGTTCAACTCAGTTTTTCCTGAAAAGGAAATAGAGAAGGAGCGCGGCGTGATTCTGGAAGAAATGTCGATGTACGAGGATGCACCCGAAGATGCCATTATCGACGATTTCGATGATGTGGTATTTGGCGGCCATTCGTTGGGGCACAACATTTTGGGCACGCGGGAAAGCGTCAGTAGCTTCCAGCAGCCTGATTTCCGGCAGTTCCTGACCGAAAACATCCGCACCGACCGGCTGGTATTTAGCTCGGTCAGCAACCTGCCGTTCAAGGAAGTGAAGCGGCTGGCCGATAAGTTTCTGGCGCCCCTGCCAGCCCGGCTCGGCCCTCGTCCGCGCACGGCTTTCAGCGGCAACCAACGCGTTGACCGGCTAGAGCACCGCCCTATTTCGCAGGCACATTGTCTGATTGGGGGCCCAGCCTATGCCATCAACGACCCGCGCCGGATTCCGTTTTTCATGCTTAGCAACATCTTGGGTGGCCCTGGCATGAACTCCCGCTTGAACTTAGGCATCCGGGAGAAGTACGGCTTGGTATATACCATCGACGCCACGTATTCGCCTTACACCGATACGGGCCTGTTCGGCATTTACTTCGGCACCGAGAAAAAGCAAGTTAACCGCACGATTGCGCTGGTCCAGAAAGAGCTGAAGCGCCTGCGCGAACAAGCGTTGGGCACGGCACAGCTGCACACGTCCAAAGAGCAGTTGATGGGCCAAATGGCCATGGCCGAAGAAAGCAACGGCGGGTTGATGCAGCTGCTAGCCAAAAGCACCCTGGACCTAGGCCGCGTAGAATCCATCAATGAAATCTTCGACCGGGTGCGGGCCGTTACGTCTTCGGAATTGTTGGAGCTAGCCAATGATGTGCTGCGCGAAGACAATCTAAGTGTATTGCAGTACGTGCCAGAGGTGAAGCTGCCGAGGAAGAAGTAG
- a CDS encoding YDG/SRA domain-containing protein produces MRVFGHVGTYRPGDLFANRLELSLTGLHKPRRAGVSGSQTEGADSIVLAGAYEDDAFSEDEIIYSGSGGRDLQTGKQVTDQEMVGRNLALRRSQETGLPVRVFHRVPCEAGECFRYEGLYRIVGHEFARGKAGFQVLLFRLVPIATNE; encoded by the coding sequence ATGCGTGTATTCGGTCATGTAGGCACCTATCGGCCCGGCGACTTATTTGCTAATCGGCTGGAACTGAGCCTAACGGGGCTGCACAAGCCGCGCCGGGCGGGTGTGAGCGGTAGCCAAACCGAAGGCGCCGATTCTATTGTGTTAGCCGGTGCCTACGAAGATGATGCCTTCAGCGAAGACGAAATCATTTACTCGGGCAGTGGCGGGCGCGACCTGCAAACTGGCAAGCAAGTAACCGACCAGGAAATGGTTGGCCGCAACCTGGCGCTGCGGCGCAGCCAGGAAACCGGCCTACCCGTGCGGGTCTTTCATCGGGTGCCGTGCGAAGCCGGCGAGTGTTTCCGCTACGAAGGGCTGTACCGCATTGTCGGGCACGAATTTGCGCGGGGCAAGGCCGGCTTCCAGGTACTTTTGTTTCGGCTGGTTCCCATTGCCACCAATGAATAA
- a CDS encoding O-methyltransferase, translating into MPDDEIQRYADQHTSSEPPLLAQLNRETHVQMLHARMLSGHAQGRLLSMISHMVRPQRVLELGTFTGYAALCLAEGLAPDGELHTVEFNPELETRIRRYISAAALTERVHLHIGAAADLVPALGGPWDLVFIDADKINNDTYYELVLPQVSTGGFVLIDNVLWGNKVLDSYPVKPSDKDTHAVRAFNNKVQADPRVENVFLPLRDGLLLVRKL; encoded by the coding sequence ATGCCCGACGACGAAATACAGCGCTACGCCGACCAGCATACCAGTTCCGAACCACCCCTGTTGGCCCAGCTCAACCGCGAGACGCACGTGCAGATGCTCCACGCACGCATGCTTTCCGGGCATGCACAGGGGCGGCTGCTGAGCATGATCAGCCACATGGTGCGGCCCCAGCGGGTACTCGAGCTAGGCACCTTCACGGGCTATGCCGCGCTGTGCCTGGCCGAAGGGCTGGCCCCAGATGGGGAACTGCACACAGTGGAATTCAACCCGGAGCTGGAAACTAGGATTCGGCGCTACATCAGCGCCGCAGCCCTGACGGAACGGGTGCATCTGCATATTGGCGCCGCTGCTGACCTGGTGCCCGCATTGGGTGGGCCGTGGGATTTGGTGTTCATTGATGCCGACAAAATCAACAACGACACCTACTACGAGTTGGTGCTGCCGCAGGTAAGTACAGGGGGGTTCGTGCTCATCGACAATGTACTTTGGGGCAACAAAGTACTGGACTCTTACCCCGTAAAACCTTCCGACAAAGACACGCACGCTGTTCGAGCCTTCAACAACAAAGTGCAAGCTGACCCGCGGGTGGAAAATGTGTTTCTACCGCTGCGCGACGGGTTGCTGTTGGTTCGCAAGCTGTAA